The genomic window GTATCATGATGGGCTCCGCCTCATATATGCCGATGAATCGCGTGGTTCGAGCAAACTGACAGGTCTGAGTCGGAACGCTTGAGGTGAGGAGACTCTCATATCCTACCATACTCAACTTCTAGTTGCAGGAACCTAGACGAACCCGGAAATTTTTGATCCTCAGGGGGGATGAGCCGCCGCGCATCAACGTCGATCTATCTATCAATACACGTCGCAGCACTAGATTGAACAAAGGAGGCGTTCGCACTTGACCAGTGAGCCTGCCACCGATTATGCAGTTTCTTCTGGACCTgactcggccttggcttcttcatACAATGCAGCTCCGCTAGGCCCCGAATACCCGTCCTCGATTCGAGACTCGACATCCCAGCGGCGCACGCAATGTCATCTTTGTACCTCAGGGCAACAGGGAGCCGGCAAGATACTGTAAGCATAGCGTCGTGATACATACAGAACGAAAATACATGCATCTTGTAGACATCCGGAAGACCATTGCCGTGGAACCTCGTCATAAACGGCGCACGATGGTTACAGTCTATTTTTGAAGCCTACATGCCCGTCTGAAAGTGACAGACCCATAGGATGGTATTAGCTTGCCATCGCCGGACGGAGCCCTGCGCTTGGCAAGCAAACACAAGTTCTGAATCATCTGATGGACCTTGGAGCCGCATCCGCCAAGCCGAAACATATCCCCCGTCTGCTGAAACCTGCCACAGCCCTCAAGACTGCGCTTTAAAAAGAAACAAGCTCAGCTCCTTCAATAGCCCACGGATAGACGCGCCGGATCGCTCCATCCTCAATCCGTTTGAGTCAGTTGATACCACACATGAAACGCCACTCGGATGGACTGTGTCGCAGAAGGGAGTATATTTAAACGGCCCGCCATGTACTAATGTGGTTTGAAAGATGATATATGCTGTCAGCGAGTCATTTTCTacccttttcttctttttccttttcttttcaagcACAATCTGTTTCCTAGTCGACAACACGCGGCGAGTAGATATTGTGGAGAATCAAAACCCGGGGATATCGGGTTATATCAACTCGGCCGAGTCGTGGCCAGGCAGTAATGTTGAATCTATTTCCAAGGTTCAAACTCGGGTACATGTAAAACGTGGAGGCGACTTATGCTTGCGTCTTGCCCAAGACAAGTAAATGTCTGCAATGTCATCTTTTCATCATAAGCAGACTGACACCAAGCTCCCAGTCGACTAGTAAGCATTGAGAGCACAGCATCTGGCCTACAGTATGGCGAGTTTGAGCACATCAACTAGAATTGCGCTTTATCAATTGTGAACTGTGTCTAACTGAATCAAGTGGTATCTATTTCACCCGCGCCTTGAATGCCAGCCAACCCAACGCCCTCTCAAAAGCCAAGCCCAGAAATACCTTCAAATGCATGCCCGCAGTATCCATAAAATTACCTCCTCTTTTCGTCAAATTCGTATCAGTGGCCATCTACGTCTTTTCATCACAGATCCATGCCTCGGGTGTCATCCTTGTGATCATCGACCCCGAGTTCCTTCTCTAGTTCATCTGCCACAAAACCCTCATAGTCATCCAAGTTTTTCTGGACATGTATTTTGAACTTGATTACGTCATTTAGCATGCGATCAATTTCTGTGTGCAGCTCCTCGCGCAAAGAGCTTGCCCTCAAGACAAGCTGCTCGTATCTAAAAGCCAATCCTGTTAGTTTCTCCTCATGTCCAAAAGTTCTTGTGCCCGTGCAGGTCGGGGGGCGTACTCAATAGTTGTGTTGATTTCGCGTTGTTCCAGGAGTTGGACAGATTCTGACAATCCAGCTCGCATCCTGGACAActccttctccatcttctcaatCTGTGCATCCGAACTCAATTTCTGGGCCGTAGTCACCTCTCTCGTCTTTTCGTATTCTTCCCCAGCCGCTCGTACACGGTGTTGCAGCGCTTCGACTTCGTTGCGCTTGTCCTCAATGGCCTCCTTGATACCGTCCAGCAAGTCATGATCTTTCATCATGTCTTCCATGGCCGCACTTCGTCTATCAGAGATTTCCTTCCGTAGCATCAGGAAGTTGCTTCGAATTTGTCCTCGAAGATCGAGGTTAAGAATGTGGCCGGCTTGGTATCCTGTTGTTGCATCGGCTAATAAACGTTCAGCTGATGGCGCCATATTACGAGACGCGTTGAGGTTGGTCGACGTAAAATCCGAGCTGTCGTTGATGGTGAGTTGCAGTTCATAATCTCGACCCCGGGCATTGGCCGCTGTGGCCGGGATCACGGCAATTTGATAAGCAAGAGTATTGTACTTGTCTACCGTGCGCTCAAGTTCTTCGAGTTTTTGGCCAGCTTCTGACTCCTTCTCTGcaaccttcttcttgatctcATCAAGCCTCTGGCTAGCAGTTTCAATGCCCTTCTGCAGGCGCTCGCGCTCAGAGTTCATGCGGTCAATATCCTGCATGCTAATACCCTGTGCATCAACCGCCCTTTGAAGGCTTCTTCGTTCATCTTCCACTTCTTTCAATTCGTCTACTACCTTGTCCAGTTCTTCATGTAGAACCTGAATGCGATGCTCGTACTTCTCAGATCGCTGTAGAGCCAAGTTGTTGTATTCTTCAAATTTAGTCTTGTCCTCCTCCATGATTTTGAAATGATCATCTAGTACGGCTGGGTCAGGTGTTGCTTTTTCCAGGTCTTCAATTTCCTTGTGCAGTCTTGCGTTCTCGGCCTCGAGCATTTCAAGCTCCGAAACATACTTGGCGTTTGAATCCTCGAAagctctggccatggcgtcgatgTGTGGTGCAAGAATCCGttcggcatcgtcatcgcccgtATCGTCGTCCATGGCGAGCCAGTCCTTGTACGCCGTGCTCAAAAAGTCAAAAATAATGTGGTCGTCGCTAACATCCACACCAGCCTCCAGGCAGGCATCAGCGTACTTGTTGGCAGCATAGCCCTCCAACATTTGCACCAGCTGCATCATCCAATACAAGAGACCCAAAAAAGTGCTCCAATTTTGGCCACCAACGGCAGCTAGCTGGCTTTTGGTAATGCTCCTCTCGAATGGATACCTAAGCTGCTTCAAGATGGGCGGGACTTCCTGGTCAATGTTTTTCAAAAACCTATGGCCGGGGTCAATGCGATGGTACAGCCACTGAAACATGTAATTGAAGTCCTTTTGGGTTGGAGACTTCATGACATTTGGCGACAAGGTATGGCTCATTTGCATTTCGAAATCGTTCTGTGCCATGTACTCCATCAACTCTTGACCCATCCTCATTTGGAAAGATCTATCCTTCAGAGGGCGAGGGTCCTTTGGCACACCGGCAGGCTGCAGCGTTGTCTGAAAGAAGCCTTGGTGATTGTTCACGCCCCCCACCGTCGACTGCCTTGGCCTGTAGATGCTGCTTCGCCTCTCTGCATCAGAAAATTGTCTCGTCATTCCTGGAGTCTGAAGGACATTTTTAGGCTGGAATGATGATCGTTTGACTGATGACGGGCCAATATCCGCAAGATTTGTACCTGAAGATGTGCGTTGGAACATGGGCTGGCTTGGTCTCGACATGGCGAGGGATTGCCTAGATCCCGATACCGATCGtacatggccattgttgTTCGAGTTGGTCCGTTTCATTGTTGAGCCTGGGGGTGGAAGCCCGGTGTTCGTCCCTATGCCTCCAAGTGTCTACGCCGCAGGTCAGTACATGTGGCATCTTGATGCGACAAGTCTCATTTCCAATGCAACGGGGCGATATGCTATACTTTGTGTCAACCTACCTCTCTTGGCCTGCGGACACTCCACAAACCCGTGTCCTGGGACATGATATAGAGGCGCAACGGGATGCTTCGTGGGAAACTTTGAGACAGGCTCCAGTGCCTTGAGCCGTAGATACGAGAGTGCTGAATTCAAGTTGTGATGTCTGAAAAGTTAAGGGAAGGAAATGCGACGATGCTTCGATACAACCGACAATGGCGGTGCGGGTCGCCAAGTCTGTTGCTCCGAGGGAAAGTAAACAAACCGTCGCCTGTTGAACAGTGATTGGACACGACCCCACTTGAGCCACCAGTGGGGCTTCTAGACACGAAGGCACGTGACccgtcctcggccttgacacTTCCCTCGCCTCCTAACGTTGCTCTACAAATGCCTAGGCACTGAAAAAGAGGTGGGCCCCATTTTCTCCAATTAAACGGAGAGACAGCAATGGTGGTTCAAAGCAGCCTCGGCTGCTTCGAGTCATCGCATTCATTTCATGGGTTAATTCCTGTCCCCAGAGATCCACTGATGCTGCACGCAGCCAAGCTAAACCTGCCCACGGCACATGTCGACGACTCCAAACTCATCTCTCCTTCGCTCCGCATCgtcttttctcttccatTCTGCCGATCCGTCGCTTCACTTCGCCCTCTTCCGCCTCAGCTTGGCGATGCAGCTGGAGCAAGTGTAATATATAGTAACCACAATGGCAATTCGCGAGGACTTGGTGGCCTCTGCGGTAAGTTCATCATTCGGATCCATGCTCACCATCGACCCAATGCCAGCCGTTTACTGACTAAAGATCCGTCGCAGGCTCAATGTAAGTTAATTCGCCGAAGCAAAGCCTGCTTCCGTAATCCCATTCGAAGGCATTAACACTATGTGCAGTTCTGCAGGACCCGAGCGTTGCGTCCTCTACTGTCGAGAACAAAATCCAGTTTCTCCGATCCAAGAATCTCACCCAAGAGGAAATTAACACTGCCCTCGCTCGCACAGGCAGTCCAGCCCCAGCTGGCGCCGTACAATATGGCTCACCGGCCGGCCCTCCCCAACAGTACTATCCTCCTTATGCACAGCAGGCATGGCAACCACCTCCCCCCGCGCCGCGGAGAGATTGGCGGGACTGGTTTATCATGGCCACTGTTGTCAGCGGGGTAGGCTACGGCCTGTACTCTCTGAGCAAGGTGAGATTCCTCGGACAGTGTTCTATGTTGGTATATATGGCTAAGCATAGTGGAAATAGCGATACGTCTATCCTCTTATCGCACCCCCCACCCCCGAAAGACTGGAGCAGGACAAGAAGTCAATAGAAGAACAGTTTGACAAGGCTTTTGCCTTGGTTGAACAGTTGGCTAGGGATACCGAGGCTCTCAAAGATGCTGAGAAGCAGAGAACCGAGAAGTTGGACAATGCAATATCTGAGCTTGAGACCGTCATGTCGGACCTCAAGTCTGCCAACCGGCGTCGGGAGGATGATGCGCAGCGCATTCGCGAGGACGTCCAGTCGTTGAAGGACGCCATTCCCAAGGCTATGGAAAATCAAAAGACTCTCGCCGACAATCGATTGTCCGAGATCAATACTGAGCTCACCAGCCTCAAAACGCTCGTTTCCCAGAGAATGGCACCGAGTGCCTCGCCTGccaccggcaccggcaccagcaccaccagcagTTCATTCCCGCGCTCATCCGGCAGTACACTTCCAGCTGGTCGATCGTCTacctccacggccacgactCCTGCGTCGGCAACCGTGGAGAGTGTCCCCGAAAGCTCCAGCACGTCAACACCTGCAGCAGcggctgccaccaccaccgaagCTCCCAAGAATCCCGCGCAAAGTTTCAGCCGGCCGCCGGGGCTTACCAGTGGCAGCGGCAGTTCAACCAAGGCGTCAATCCCCGCTTGGCAGATGGCTGCAGCCCAGTCTGCCTCGAGCGCAACTACTGAAGGCAGCGGCAAGGAGTCTGGCACCAGTTCTTGAACTGGTATAGGCGGAGATCGTGGCGAGTTTAATAGGACGCATGACAATGAGTAATGGGCAAGGGTTGAAGAGCTTCATGCCCGCAACATGAGCCTGGCATGCGCGACATGTCATACACCTAAAGTATGGACGTGGAGTGACAACTTTGTAGCTCCTTGAAATCAATACTGCAATGTACTAGTAGCACTGTGACATTACAATGGATACAACTCAAGAATTGGATGCGCAGCCATATCAGAGTTCTGAGCAACAAACCAAGCAGCACTTCTCTGCAgg from Metarhizium brunneum chromosome 2, complete sequence includes these protein-coding regions:
- the PEX14 gene encoding Peroxisomal membrane protein PER10, giving the protein MAIREDLVASAAQFLQDPSVASSTVENKIQFLRSKNLTQEEINTALARTGSPAPAGAVQYGSPAGPPQQYYPPYAQQAWQPPPPAPRRDWRDWFIMATVVSGVGYGLYSLSKRYVYPLIAPPTPERLEQDKKSIEEQFDKAFALVEQLARDTEALKDAEKQRTEKLDNAISELETVMSDLKSANRRREDDAQRIREDVQSLKDAIPKAMENQKTLADNRLSEINTELTSLKTLVSQRMAPSASPATGTGTSTTSSSFPRSSGSTLPAGRSSTSTATTPASATVESVPESSSTSTPAAAAATTTEAPKNPAQSFSRPPGLTSGSGSSTKASIPAWQMAAAQSASSATTEGSGKESGTSS